The sequence below is a genomic window from Glycine max cultivar Williams 82 chromosome 20, Glycine_max_v4.0, whole genome shotgun sequence.
GCAATGCCACACTTAACCTCACCCACGTCTTCACCTACGGCTGCAGAATTATCAGagcaaccaccaccaccactagtTGAATACTGAGGAAAGGTGAAGAACTCAGAAAAGGGCATGTTTGTTGCACCACCAGCCTCAGATTTCCCCTCTCCTtctttctgagcaccaagaaaATGCATCCTCTGCTCAAGCTCTTTGACAAAGTTAATAGCACCTCCAATTATAGAAGCTTGATCACCCTTCAATATTCaccaaccaaaccaaacaaacaaacaaaatcagcaaaacccttttatttttgtagcaagcaagcaaagaaacaaacaagTAAGAAATAAGAATGAAGTGAAGTGAAGTACCCTTTGGATATAAGAGTCTGGCATAAGAGAGCGAAGAACAGAAAGATACTCATTCATCTGCTTTCTTCTATTGCGTTCCACAGCAATGTGAGTCATTCTTTGGTTCTCAATTTCTTCTTTGTTCTTTCTGCTTTTGGCTCTGCGCCTCTTGGGACGAGTGTTTAAGCTATCTAAGGTGTTACTGGGGTCAGTAGTAGTGGTTTCTTGAAGTTCATTGTTGAAGTGGGGTAACATAGATGAGGAGGAGCTGGTCCAATTTCCATAAGGGTAATTACTCTCTGGTTGAAAAGTGGAGATAGAAGCACCaccttgttcttcttctttgttgatgttgatgtgtTGCTCATAGTCCCCCCATGAGTTGGGTGAAGTAGCAGCCAACAAGGTGCAGTTGTAGAAGTCCTTATTATTCACTGATCCGTAACCACTACCACCAAAAGGGTCTTGTGATTGTGGAAATACCACTGCCTCTAGTGCCAtggctctctctctccctctggCAAACACATAACAAAACAACTTCAATACCTTCAAGAGGAAGACGATGAAGGGAAAAAACCACACTAGTAGTGTTGTGTTGGGTCCTCTTTGGAACCAGTTTTTGCCTTATAAATCCCCTCTAAAATCGACACTGCTTTGCACGTGAAATACAATTAATTGAATGTTAGATTGAGTAACTTTTCTTtacacagtaaaaaaaaaaacttatctagatggaaaagtgtttttttttttttatttttgataaatcaaagtaataagggattttttttagagtttttcgtgtaaatataagattaaatttagaCAGACAaaatatagagagaaaaaaatgttgtttttggTGTCTAAGGTTTCCaatcaccaaaaaaactaatatgttgaaatacaaaaatttatttaagagatTGACTTATTTTAATAGATGTTCTTCTAGttataaaaactttaattttatcacaaatttaagaaatataattattcaTTAATCACACATAATATTACCGTGGAAGTCATAAGGTGGTTTGATGATTGAGAAAAGGGATATAAGTGTTGAAGTGTTAA
It includes:
- the LOC100779213 gene encoding transcription factor bHLH96, whose amino-acid sequence is MALEAVVFPQSQDPFGGSGYGSVNNKDFYNCTLLAATSPNSWGDYEQHININKEEEQGGASISTFQPESNYPYGNWTSSSSSMLPHFNNELQETTTTDPSNTLDSLNTRPKRRRAKSRKNKEEIENQRMTHIAVERNRRKQMNEYLSVLRSLMPDSYIQRGDQASIIGGAINFVKELEQRMHFLGAQKEGEGKSEAGGATNMPFSEFFTFPQYSTSGGGGCSDNSAAVGEDVGEVKCGIADIEVTMVESHANLKIRSKKRPKQLLKLVSGLHTMRLTILHLNVTTTGEVVLYSLSVKVEDDCKLGSVDDIAAAVYQMLDKIQQEAMLN